The nucleotide window TGTCAATAAACTATGTGCAACAAATGAATTTTGAAAACTCTTGTCCACAGCACAGAGAATTTAGATGTCACGTCTCATAATCACTTGATTAAAGGTAGACTGAATTCATATTCCTAACATTTAAATTTACAGAAGCCTTCATTTGGTTTGAATAGTTACAAATCTGATTCATGAGGACCACAAACAGGGCCGAGTGAATCACCAACTATACTAACAACCATCACAAACTCCTTCCTCATCTCTCTACTCTTCTCTATCCATTTAGCCTGAAGCACCCTGAACCGAACCACAACTTCTTTGTCTATCTTTGCAAGGTCATCCCTCAAGAAGAAAGGATTCATCCCATCGACATAGTGGTAATTTGGCATTTTTCGAGCTGACAGAAAAGCATAGTTAAGAGGTCCACATCTAATGATCACCCCAAGGTTATGCACATGACGAACGACTCCCTCCAAAATCTCCCCCTGGCACGGTATGAACGTGCGACAGCTAAAAGCTACAGGGAACAACATCTTTCTTGAGTCGTCTGAAATCTGTCCTTTTCCTATCATCTTCAAGGCAGTGACTTTAAGGAAGTAGCCATGATCCTTGCTGGCCTTCTCTCTTAACAAGTCCTCCAAAAGCTGTGTTGTTATAACGGATCTTGAAGTAACCGCACTGTCTTTGTCTAGCTTTTCAGCAAGGACAACTACACCCCTAACCAGTTCCACTTCAGAAAACATGTCCAGATCTACTTCTCAAGATACCAAAGAAAACAAGATTATAACCAAAGTTTAGCCAAATCCATCAACCAGCTCAGAAAACAAAAGCACCAATCAGCTCAACTCTTCTGTGAACTTCTCCATACTTCCATGTTAGCCAGACAAGATACAATTAGTTATGATTTACTTGGGACAACCATATTTGAAATCTGCATATACaaacacatgtatatatttaacGTTAACAGTTAAATAAAAGGCTTTTACAGTTTTATAAGCAACAAAAAGGAGCATCCCTCCCTAACAACTAACCATGAAACTGCAACCGCAATAAAAACATGCTAGATAACAACGCAATGTGCAATTAGAAATTAAAATTtccaaatcaaccaaataagTCTGGGAAAAGGAATTTGGAAGGGAACACCTGTGACCTTCCCATGGTATCAAAAGTCATCTCACAAATTGGGAAAATGATACATATCACACCCGAGAATTATACGATATGAAAAAAGTGTGGTGCTTCCACAGCCATATACTGTAGTTATCATACTTATTACCAATCATTCACTATCACACCTTTGTTTGCAACAGACCATCTCACAAGGAAGTACACAAGGCTTCTCTGGGCTCTAATCTGAACCTTAAAGAACACCTCTACATCAATTCGTAGAATGCATCTCTTCCTCGTTGGCAATGCTAATCAATAGTCAAACACGTAACCACTCAGTTTGtttgctttcatttctttaatccCTTTCATTTGTTTAAACAATACCAGTTATAATTATATTTGGAATTTCAATTCTACATGAGTGGGACaatagaaaccaaattcctctGGGCATCCTTACTATACAGACAACCGAATAACATCTGTCATCTATATATGTTATCTCTAATCAAGCTAAGCTTCAATATACTCTACAAGTTCATCATCTCTCCTATCTTATATGTGTGTATATGAGATATGagaaatgatgaatttgatGATACACTGATGAAGCCTAGTTGAAACAAAGCATTATTCAAGAATTAAAGTCATTTTACTCAAAACCCAACAACAAAGAGCTCAAAACTACTTGAAAGCATCTGACTTTAAACTTAAAGAAGCAAAATTTCAAGGATGTATGATACAACTGAAACTGAAATCTGATAAACTTAGACTCTGCGAATTATAAGAAAGAGGGGTCAAGAGAAAGAACCTGGTTACAATTGGAGGGAAACCCAGGAGAGAAAACCTACTGGggctctgagagagagagagagagatccacAAGGAAATGAGGAGAATGGTGGTGGGTTGCGCAATATGCACAGTGCTCAAGCAAtttggatgagagagagagagagagagagagagagcgcagTACCGGTTGGGTAAGTTTAGACTGTTTAGTTTCCTTTTCAAGCTGCGAATTATATTTAGGATttatttttagagaaaatatcATAAATGATCAATGAATTATGACCTATTCGATATtacttaactcactcactttTACATCCATCTTTCATTTAACACATTGTCATTAATTTTACCATTAAAAGTCATTAAAATTGatggtatatttgtctaaacactaaaaaaaatgcatttttaactttaaagaaaaaattctggaaatttttttttcaaattatatttaaattaaaataaaatccttttttattagaatttcaaaaataaaaaaaaaactaataaatttagaatttttttaagggaaatgatggaaaatgtcatattagagtgtgaaatgataaaaatgtcacctagtttcccacttgataaaaaggtccataatgaattgttagtaatattaatttagtccttataaataataaaatgatgttaaaaaaagtcagtttttaattattttaattcccATTCTACCCTTACATGCTTATAACTTTATATTCAAAAATCCCAGAGCTCAAATCGATTTTGATTGGAGCTTCTCTCTCCAATTTTGATTACGACTCGTCCAGATCTTGTCGGACTAGAGCCACTCGCCGCAATTGTACCCGCCAGATGTCGACCACGGCAAGATTTTGTACACTGCGACCTCGCACACCACTAGCAGCTTCAGAATCCTCGTCGCCGCCGCCTCCTTGATCCATCTCCTTCGTCACTCGTCGACCTTTTTCTATGGCGGAAGGCAAGCTCGATCTCCCCGACGATCTCCTCTCCTCCAAACCCTCCAATTAGTCCTGGACCTCCAAAGGTGCTTCCGCGCTTTCGTTTTTGCACTTGTTTACTCAGTAATTCAATTTGTTTATACAAAGGATTTGATCCATGTAGATCGAATTTTAGGTAGAAGATTACTGATCTGAAGCGTTTAAGTATACTTTGGAGtagttcatttttgttttctttcagcaTCAAGTTCTTTGATTATGGCTGCGTGCATCTCGAGCTATTCATATtccatatttttttatttcgtGCATTGGATGTTTCTCAGTTGCATTTGACATAATAATTGAGAATGATTAATATTCTAAAAAGTAGCTGTTGGTTCAGTTATGGTGTCTGGATCTACTGTGTGGTTGAGTTTTTTTCGAAGTGTAGTTATGGTGTTGCTGCATATGGTAATTTGTTTGAGCATGTTCGGTATTATTACTCCAGTTGTGATCGATTAGATTTGGACCTTTTGTTCTATGTTTTTGTATTAATTACTGTGGGCACTGTCCCAATGAAACCTGAAGTTCTAGATCACGCACCTGAAGTTCCAGATAGCGTTCATTGGAGTCTAGTCATTATCTGTATACCTGACAAGGAAGAAGAATCAGGACCGCTTGTTCTTCATTTAGACTCATTAGGACTCCATTGTAGCAAATCAATTTTTTGAATTATTAAAAGGTTAGATAAAGATGTCCTTGTTGATTCATTAAGCAATGATCATATCTTATATTTACTCTGTTAGGGGTTTCAGTCATTTATCATTGACGAGTTTAATGCTAATTTGGTATGCAGCTTTTTAAAGAAGAATGGTGCTATCTGGAAAAGAAGTTGATATTTTAGATCTAACAGTTTCAGACTGTTGGAAACGACTTCCTGACCATATTGAGGAGAAAAACTTGTGGTAATTTCCGTCCTCAATGCCATATGTTACACATCCTATATTATGGAATCATCATTAGTTCACTCACATTTGCCTTAGTCATAGTTGTCAACTTTAATTAAAATCATAAAGCTCTTGAACTTCAATTTCGTACTGCTAATAAGTTGGAATTCTGTTAAGAGCTATAACATACTCAGGTAACTCGAAATGCCATGATTTGTTGGGTTTACTTGGTTTAAAGCTTACATCTTTCATTTTCCCCCAGTTCCCGCAATAGAAAAATGACTATGATTGTGGTCTCTTTGTACTCTTGTTTATGGAACGCTTTATAGAAGAGGCCCTTAAAAGGttgaaaaagaaagaggtcTCTTTATACATTTCATACTGATTGGTGTTTGCCCTCTATATCTGCACTGGATGCAGTACAAATGGAAAGAACCACGTTACtgggaaattccttccaattgATATTTCGATGTCATTTATTTGTTTGCTCTGTGCGAAAGAGTTGGCTAATATTTGAAATGGTTTCAGGATGTGGAGGCAAACAATCGAAAGGTGAAAGTGTATGGTAGGAATTATACATTCATTGAGACCAGATGGAAGAAGCTCAGAGTTTGTGATCTTGTCAAGGTGCACAAGGATGAATACTTTCTTGCTGATCTGCTTTTGCTTTCATCAAGCTATGAGGATGGCATTTGCTATGTGGAAACTATGAACCTTGATGGagaaacaaatttaaaattgaaccATGCACTGGAGGCGAGATCCCATCTTCATGATGAAAATTCCTTGGAAAGATTTAGGGCAGTGATCAAGTGTGAGGACCCAAATAAAATTCTATATTCATTTGTTGGGACTTTGTTCTATAACGGTAGAGAACACCCACTTTCCTTGCAACAGATGCTGAAAAATACAGAATATGTCCATGGATTTGTTGTTTTCACTGGGCATGACACAGAAGTGTGGCAAAGTTAGACAGCTCTCTTTTCTTtcagtgtctttttttttttttgcccttctttaattattgaatttctAGTGTGGCATGTTGGTCTGTATGTTAGTTTGGTTCATGGTAGTTTTGGATGTTTGGATTGGTTTATTGTGCCAACTTGGTCTCAGTTTTGTTTATATTCAAGAACTGATTGTTTGATTACAAATCAGAAGTTTATCCAGATTATGtcacttggctactgacagttacttggttagtgacatgtaatgtgacatggtcagttacttagttaataacatgtgattaacagtgacttggctattaacttgtgacttggctactgacagttacttggtggtgacatggtcagttacttagttagtgacatgtgattaatagTGACTTGACTatcaacttgtgacttggctactgacagttacttggttagtgacatggtcagttacttagttagtgacattgtcagtgacatgtaatgtgacatggtcagttacttagttagtgacattgtcagtgacatgtaatgtgacatggtcagttacttagttagtaacatgtgattaacagtgacttggctatcaacttgtgacttggctactgacagttacttggttagttatatggtcagttacttagttagtgacatgtgattaacagtgacttggctatcaacttgtgacttggctactgacagttacttggttagtgacatggtcagttacttagttagtgacattgTCAATGACATGTaatgtgacatggtcagttacttagttagtaacgcggtctccctctgacgctctgtctctcgtgttgcagcaagcggaagtcatataatcctcggagtagtggtccgcccaccggacccgcgttaaacgaagagtcggctaccgccggacttgagcattaacattggcgccgtctgtgggaagccttgaacaaaaggtcaccccaccaccaccatgactaacggtagcggggaatACGCTGACGAGCAGGCAGATcagtccgccattccccaacccaccaacccagcagCAGGCATCAATcgcgcgttattcaccaccccggtaaACCCCgacggtgagacaaacccaagtagcagccgcccgccaggccaagaccttgcctctctatatgagctagcactggcggatcttcacaaagcaaacagagaacgtgaacaaGAACGAAAGGAAAAGGcccaggcccaaaagcaagtggccacgcttgtgtcacGCTTTGATGAGCTAAAGAGAACGCTGGaagcaaccgccaacccggtacgaagcgagcagtcacggagcaccaggcacagccgacctggTACCGGGGCATTGATACCGGCACCAgtcgtgcatatgcaggtcccgctgcacccaccagagctagcgggaatggggccgccccctgtaccccagctaatgctggaacaggaggcagagtcatcactgcacactcaccgctcgagacctagggCAAGAACCGAGGGAAACCTACCCactcccaggcgaggatcagttcagcggagtacccggctagaccccgtcggcgatgcaaccgctcaaatactggaaaggatgcagcagttggaacaaaggttaatccgggcggaatcaggcaccccagcgccagcttcaaatccacttttcgcgtccaggccaggaccatttaccgctgcaattttgctggccgttagaccggcgtacgcaaagactccaaaaatgtcacattacagcggtaagattgatcccttcgtccatatggacactttcaagaaagtcaccaacaacaagggattcgatgacgccaccctatgccacttgttcagcgaaacgctggacaatgaagcaatgaattggttcttcgaatgcccgccgggatccattgactcattccaggcattgtcgcacgctttcctttctcggttcatcctactatcCGCTGGGCACCAtaatacaagccaactgttcaacgtcaagcagggtacggaggaaacactgaaggcattcttcacaaggtggcgagcagCAGCATCCcaatgccgtgatcttgataaaacaatggcttcggcggcttttaaggagggactcctcaaagggccattcctctatcacctcaactacaatcatccaaatgcggtatacgaccacctcatgagtgaggcggtcattcatgcccaagcagaattcatcacatatggagaaaccccaccgccaccagcaacactaGCAAAGTCGAcgcaaccctcctccagtcagcaggggaccgctaacaaaacctccaacacaccgccaactgacaaaaagagggagAGGCAGCAGGTccagtaccagaacaagcggcagaaggaccaacactacaaggggaaccgcccatcccatggggacaaccgcaataAACgtacggagtcttcccagcggtatgcagtatttacagtcctcacggcctcgtatgaagaaatatacaatcagtgcaaggatcagatcccaccgccgcccccgggaaaatacccaaaaacaggaaagccaagaaacaccggcaggtggtgcaaataccacgaggacagcggtcacaataccaacaactgcaacgctctcaaaacggccattgagaccttgtaccgtgatggcaagctggagcaattcaaggtgtgccaaccgccacctgtaatcgccgacattgagcccataggccgcatcaacaccatcgacggaggtgctccaatcaccaacatgtctcacagagctagaaagcgttatgcgcgagctaatcacccacaggaagtctgcaacatccgctacgaaagatccgccaaactcccaaagtcaggttgggagcctattaccttctcagaggaggaggaacgcggagtacatctgccccatgacgatcctttcttgatcgacgccattctcggcaaaatgtcagtgggaagaatcctagttcatagcgggtccgctgtcaacgttatatttagtggttgttacaacgaccttaagcggaacagaaaattactccaagatcatgaaccactgctcagcttctccggtgacgtcgcgcaaccgctgggttctgactatatgcggctagttatcggtactagtccatgtatggctgaaatacatacggagttcataattgtcgattgtttcagctcatataacgccatcattggtcggccagcgctcaacaaacttaagtgcatcatcgccgggtacatgctgctcatgaagttccccacacccaaaggcacaggctgtgtcaagggaagtcaacagttggcacgcgagtgttattctactactatAGCACAATCAACCCGCCGCTATGAGATCCTAGTGGTAGGCAGttaggcaccgccaccaaatatttttgaggaccccagggaagacgaaaagaagtaagTAAGGAAGGAGCTGGTCAACCCGGAAACATCATTAAGAGtcgtcagcatctctgacgagcaccccgagcggacagtccgcatagacgctcaattagacccagagctggcggcggagctcactcagttcctacgtgacaacgctacggtctttgcctggtcatatgcagacatgccaggtatctcccctgaaatcatcacacacaagttgagcatcaaaccatccttctaccctatcaaacagaaacacagagccttcgacgaagagaagtaccgtgctataggggaggaggttgccaagctgtagggcattgggttcatccgccaagtcatctatccccaatggat belongs to Rosa chinensis cultivar Old Blush chromosome 4, RchiOBHm-V2, whole genome shotgun sequence and includes:
- the LOC112197833 gene encoding DNA-directed RNA polymerase subunit 7-like protein; translation: MFSEVELVRGVVVLAEKLDKDSAVTSRSVITTQLLEDLLREKASKDHGYFLKVTALKMIGKGQISDDSRKMLFPVAFSCRTFIPCQGEILEGVVRHVHNLGVIIRCGPLNYAFLSARKMPNYHYVDGMNPFFLRDDLAKIDKEVVVRFRVLQAKWIEKSREMRKEFVMVVSIVGDSLGPVCGPHESDL